Genomic window (Capricornis sumatraensis isolate serow.1 chromosome 1, serow.2, whole genome shotgun sequence):
GACCCTGGACCACCTCAGCTAGAACCCAGCCCCCCTGCTCCTTCTCCCAACAGATGAGGCTGACAAAgtacatttttctcatttgaaaactaAACCTCAAAATTACAAAATCTAATAATCTAAGCCGTTAAGAAAAGGTAAGGGGAATTcactggccatccagtggttaggattctgcgcttccactgcaggggcgttagttcaatccctagtcaggaactATAAGCCATGCAGcaggctacaaaaaaaaaaaaaggaaagaaaatgtacaGTGTTCCATATGAACAGCGATCAGTAACTCTCAAACGTGAGCGTTCCTGCTGGCAGCTACCACACAGAGGTCGGAGTAGCCCTTGAGTGCCGACCTGCTGGGTTCCTACCTGTGCTGGGGTGTCTGTTTCATTAATTGGTTGTCCATCAAACCTGAATCGAATCTGTCTCATTGACAAGCCCTGAAAAGAAAAGCAGTTATCACTGTGTAAGTATTTCCTGCTAACACATTAGTTCAAAAAGAATCACACATTCATCAAAACACCAGACTTGTGAATACACGGGTTTATGACCCAGTTGACTACAAAGTCTCACCAGTGGGCCTGAAGCTCTGAAGCAGCTAGAAAACAACAGAGAGTCCCCCCCGGAAAAGGGAGCCACAGAAAACAGTAAGAACAAGGACTTTTGAAAATCTGAAATTATGACAGACACAAGACCACCCATAAAAAGTGGGAACACGAAGTCGAGAAAACCCAGAAAGGAGACCAACAGCGACAAACCCCATGCACAGCTGGAGGAAATGACCCAGATGCACACGCCTGGCACAGGTGACTAAATCGGATGGAATCCCACTGGAGAGGGACACAAACTGTCTCTGACTGACAGAAGGTCCAgttcctgaactgaactgagcttctaGACCAAAAGGCCGAGAACATGCCCGGAAGAGTCTAAGACAAAACTGCCTACCTAAAAGCCCAAGAATAAAGTCCTGAAAGCTAGCAGAGATAAACCACATTACAACAAAGGACCGAGAATCAGAGCGTCACTGAACTTTTCACACAAATGGGGGAAACTAGAAGAATATGATGCAGGAACtccaaaagaggaaaatgaatttCAACTTAGAAATTTACGTGCAGTCAAATTACTCAAGTGTGAAGGTTTATAAAGCAAATCACGTTCAGAGAAGCAGTATTCTTCATATGCTTTCTGAGCAAGATACTGGAAGATATGCTTTATCAAGACGGGAAGAAGATTAGTCCAGAAAGATTAGTCCAGGACGGGGGGCCGAGGATGTGGGCAGGATTCCCGGGAGGCTCTGGGAGGACCGCAGAGAAGCAgcccaggaggagcaggagggaggggccCGGGTGGGAGACAGTACAGCACGGCAGGAAATGCAGGGCATAAAGTCACGACGGGACACCCTGAAATCGACACACACAGCCACCATGAGACCAAGAACAACAGGACTCAGACGAGAGCCAGCAATAAGCACAGCCTGCTACGTGGCTGGGGTGGCTGCCTGGTCACAAAAGCAGATTCCAGAGCAGGCTGGGTGCATGGAGGGGGCTGGGTGCGGGGGCAGAGGCTGGCTGTGTGGACCATGGGTCAGGGCAGAAGTCCCACCTTTCACAGGTAAAAATAGTCTCCAAAATCCAAAATTTACGAAACAGAAGCACAAGTATATTTACcaagaaaaagtggaaaaaaaaaaaaagctggaattGACAGTGACCTCCTCTGAAGAGCAAAGCCTgaaaagaggggagaaaaagaggaaggcaTGGAGCTTTTTTAGATGTTTTTAATAGTAACAACAGGCCAAGGCAAGGGTTATCAAAGCTAAGGGTGGAAACTAAGGTCAAGGATTTCCGAATCCCCCTCAGAGGACTGGCTCCTGTGGAGAGCACCAGGGGCCCCAGGGCACAGtctgacacacacactcacactcacacacacacacacacacccccaccccccccacacacacacacactcacgagAGCGCGCTGGGCGTCACTGTCTCTGATCACCATGGGAGGGCGCCAGTGAGGCGGCTTTGTCTTGTAAAGCAGTAAATAAAGGGAAGtgatggatgtgagaattggacaataaagaaagctaagcaccgaagaacgatgcttttgaagtgtggtgttggagaagactcttgagaatcccttggactgcaaggagatccaaccagtccatcctaaaggaaatcagtcctgggtgttcactggaaggactgacgttgaatctgaagctccagtattttggccacctgatacaaagagctgactcatttgaaaagatcctgatgctggaaaagattgaaggtaggaggagaaggggacagaggatgagatggttggatggtatcaccgactcaatggacatgggtttgggtggactccgggaattagtgatggacagggaggcctggcgtgctgcggttcatggggtcacaaagagtcagacacgactgagcgactgaactgaactgaactgattaagtgTGTCTGGAGCAAACTGCCAGGGCAGTGTCTCCACAGACACGGAGGAGGAGGGATGGAATCCGTGAGAACCCACTGCTCAGATTCCAACAGCACCAGACAGCTGCCCCGCCCGGGGAAGCCCGGCCAGCCTGGCCAgcacatgagcacacacacaggcccctGCAGGCACATtccaccacccctccccacacctgGCGCTCGCAGTAGGCCTTCATCAGCTTGCTGAGCGGTGTGTGTCTCTTGATCTTGAACTGGACCACGGAGCCGTCCTGCCCGGCCACCTTCAGGTTGATGTGGTCGTTCTCCGTCTTCACTCCCTCCTGCAAAGAGACACGCATCTGGGCCTCCACCTGTCGCCCCGCAACCTCCACTGCTTCCTAAACGACCCCAGCAATTCAGTCACTGGTGTGTCTGTCGTATTCCTATACCAAACTGACGTGTAACTTCTATTTGCTGAGTCAGGCAAATGCCCTGCCAACCTCGCGTTTGTCACAAACGTCggcttaaggggaaaaaagtctgCCTAACAccagaaaacaagagagagaagaCCCGGCTTTGTTTTAAGGTTGCTCTTAGAGTGGAGCACAAGTGACTTATACTCAAGTGTGAGGGTGAGTCAGACACCAGAGACGTTTCTGGCCAGAACAGCAGGCTGCGCAGTGGCTCAGGGTCCAGACTGCCCGCGGCTTCCCCGCTTGCCTCCCAGGGAGGGCCACCTTCAAGTGTGTCCCGGGTCGCCAGTCCCACCTGAATGGGGTCACCGCCCTATCCCATCCTGACATGACCCATGGGACGCTCCAAGCTGCTGAGCAATCAACAAGGTCTCTGGTCCTTGGAAACTACTGGAAGTTGATGCAAGAAGCTGGTGTTCTGAGAGCACACTGCTGGGGAAAAGAGGAGTCTGCTTTTTCACAAAATGATGAAGCTGACCTAAGTCAATCTGCATAGTCTGGATGGAGCCCAAAGTGGGTTTGTGTGCTGTCCCAGCCAAGTTCTCCTCTTCCTGGCGCTCTCCTTCCCCACTGCTCCCCCGCCCAAGCCCTGGGACCTGCTCCCCGCCACAtggaggggaaaggaaaggaggcCCCTGGAGCCAGAGTAGGGGAGCTCAGACTGGCTCTGAGAAGTGGTCCCAGTAGGCGAGACTCTAGCAACGAGCCCCCATCTGATGAAGCTGGGGGTCCCACAATCAGCACCTCACCACTCCCCAGAAACCAAGgatgcttttgctttttcatcttttcaaataaaggttttattttttaaaaatcccacatTTCCAAAAAAGTTGCCATGCAGAGGCAGAGCGCTCCTACACGCCCCACTGGGTCTCCTTGGTGTTAGCATCTCACGCGCTGCAGTGTGCCTCCTGCCCAAGAACGCAATGCTAGCACACCGCTAGCGACAGAACTGCAAGCTTTTTCgtatttcaccagtttttccactaatactctttctctgttttgtatttcacaatttttctccactaataCCATTTTTCTGTTCCAGAATCCAATCCAGGGTACCTCCTTGCATTCACAGATATGATTTCCTatccatttattcttttatttctttgctgctTATTCACTgtgttaaaatacacataaaattcaccacctcagccatttttaagtgtacagtttgtaGTATAAAATACAACCATTGCCACCATCCATCTCTACAActcttttcatcttataaaactgaaactctgtccccatgaaACCCTCACTCGTCCTCCCCCAGccactggcaaccaccattcttccGCTTCCATGAATCTGACTCTTCTAGGGACCTCCTCTAAGTGGAATTACGGTATATGTTCTCTTGTGACTGCCTTACATCCATCAGCATAATAATGTCTTCCAGGTTCATCCCTGATGTAGCAAGGGTcgagatttccttcctttttaagcctGAATAGACCAggcctgcctggtggctcaggtggtaaagaatctgcctgcaatacacggagacctgggtttgattcctgggttgggaagatcccctggaaatggaaatggctcccactccagttattcttgcctggagaattccatggacgaggagcctggcgggctatagtctgtgggtcCACAGAGCTGGACATCACTGAGCCAGTAACACTTTCACCCAGCAGTAgagctgctggatcatatggaaattctgcttttaattctttgaggaacttccattctCTCTTCCATGGCAGCTGCATCAtttgacattcccaccaacaattccaacttctccgcaccctctccagcacttgctGCTCtctgctttgatttttaaagGCGCCATCCTAATGGGCGTCAGGCAGCAT
Coding sequences:
- the SUMO3 gene encoding small ubiquitin-related modifier 3 isoform X3, with product MSEEKPKEGVKTENDHINLKVAGQDGSVVQFKIKRHTPLSKLMKAYCERQLEMEDEDTIDVFQQQTGGSRVASCLSGSGL
- the SUMO3 gene encoding small ubiquitin-related modifier 3 isoform X2, whose protein sequence is MSEEKPKEGVKTENDHINLKVAGQDGSVVQFKIKRHTPLSKLMKAYCERQGLSMRQIRFRFDGQPINETDTPAQLEMEDEDTIDVFQQQTGGSRVASCLSGSGL